A single Drosophila miranda strain MSH22 chromosome XR, D.miranda_PacBio2.1, whole genome shotgun sequence DNA region contains:
- the LOC108153387 gene encoding uncharacterized protein LOC108153387, translating into MFRLCVSNFSLFCRRSIAVSAERRYKDPIYEIFLEKVKEYRERSPTGKPLDAGPEFEKELNETLEKLALKYGGGEGVDMLEFPKFKEPEVTLDPLSILVKTEEETQKMEDSKKKPEEMKAAAQEGKKTKDQEKTKEPKAKAKDTKDTKAPTKDTKAPPNDTSAQDDKKKK; encoded by the exons ATGTTTCGTCTTTGCGTCTCGAATTTCTCTCTGTTTTGTCGCCGCTCTATCGCCGTGTCGGCGGAGAGGCGCTACAAGGACCCCATCTATGAGATCTTCCTGGAGAAGGTCAAGGAATATCGCGAGAGGAGCCCCACCGGCAAGCCGCTCGATGCGGGCCCCGAGTTCGAGAAGGAGCTGAACGAGACCCTGGAGAAGTTGGCCCTGAAATACGGCGGCGGCGAGGGCGTGGATATGCTGGAGTTTCCCAAATTCAAGGAGCCCGAGGTAACCCTGGATCCGCTCTCCATTTTGGTCAA GACGGAAGAGGAGACACAAAAGATGGAGGATTCGAAGAAGAAGCCAGAGGAAATGAAGGCTGCAGCTCAAGAGGGCAAGAAGACCAAGGATCAGGAGAAAACCAAGGAGCCAAAGGCCAAGGCAAAGGACACCAAGGACACCAAGGCCCCAACAAAGGACACCAAGGCCCCACCAAACGACACAAGTGCCCAAGATGACAAGAAAAAGAAGTAA